In Paenibacillus larvae subsp. larvae, the following proteins share a genomic window:
- a CDS encoding N-acetylmuramoyl-L-alanine amidase has product MLISTNAPAILIELAFITNDDDMRKLLNNKQKVISAIVRAVTGTEVPGSAGKKKIVTGGMSLAAINEILKCSWKKGFGHRFSF; this is encoded by the coding sequence GTGCTAATTTCCACTAATGCCCCGGCAATCTTAATAGAGTTGGCTTTCATTACGAATGATGACGACATGCGAAAACTTTTGAACAATAAACAAAAAGTCATCTCTGCAATTGTCAGGGCTGTAACCGGCACAGAGGTGCCAGGTTCCGCCGGAAAAAAGAAAATCGTTACAGGTGGAATGAGTCTGGCGGCTATTAACGAGATTCTGAAATGTTCCTGGAAAAAAGGTTTTGGGCACAGATTCAGTTTCTGA
- a CDS encoding BhlA/UviB family holin-like peptide translates to MEEQFFDTVLNTGIFGSLLIWLLFATMKKNELREKEYQKTISENQEVIKEQAKSFRFLSSDIAEIKQIVKKGRE, encoded by the coding sequence ATGGAAGAACAATTTTTTGATACAGTGCTAAATACGGGGATATTCGGTTCTCTGTTGATCTGGCTGCTTTTTGCCACGATGAAGAAAAATGAATTGCGGGAGAAGGAATATCAAAAGACCATTAGTGAGAACCAGGAAGTAATCAAGGAACAAGCAAAATCTTTTAGATTTCTTTCAAGTGATATAGCTGAAATCAAACAAATTGTTAAAAAAGGGAGAGAGTAA